In Serratia marcescens subsp. marcescens ATCC 13880, a single genomic region encodes these proteins:
- a CDS encoding colicin D domain-containing protein: MVTTFPADVVQDLQDFILWQPDALETGVEAVYVMVSDPLDSGRFTRQQLDKKYKHASDFGVADTRKNRETLTQYRDALEAHLNDKDTVERGTYIREKDSKVFFKSRTNNVVVIRRDGYFSTGMKLSPGTPQYKNYMEKEYCYEYEVD; this comes from the coding sequence GTGGTCACCACCTTCCCGGCGGATGTGGTGCAGGATCTGCAAGACTTTATCCTGTGGCAGCCGGATGCGCTGGAAACCGGAGTTGAAGCTGTCTATGTGATGGTCAGTGATCCGCTGGACTCGGGGCGTTTTACTCGTCAGCAACTGGATAAAAAGTACAAGCACGCGAGTGACTTTGGTGTTGCGGACACTAGAAAAAACAGAGAGACTCTGACTCAATATCGCGATGCGCTCGAGGCCCATTTGAATGATAAAGATACGGTAGAGAGAGGGACTTACATAAGAGAAAAAGACTCCAAAGTCTTTTTTAAATCAAGGACCAATAATGTTGTTGTAATTAGACGTGATGGATATTTCTCGACGGGAATGAAATTAAGCCCTGGGACGCCACAGTATAAAAACTATATGGAAAAGGAGTACTGTTATGAGTATGAAGTTGATTGA
- a CDS encoding colicin immunity domain-containing protein, which yields MSMKLIEIAQALLDSKLTADEYESQYLNVWRKERDDGTLRNDSNDVGYCAAELFSLADCYTSSPNRDGSDLDENELKIEVKKTLEKYNFLKKE from the coding sequence ATGAGTATGAAGTTGATTGAAATCGCGCAGGCATTACTCGACTCTAAATTAACCGCAGATGAGTATGAGTCACAGTATCTTAATGTGTGGAGGAAAGAACGCGATGACGGGACATTAAGAAATGATAGTAATGATGTTGGGTATTGTGCAGCAGAGCTTTTCAGCTTGGCGGATTGCTATACATCTTCCCCAAATCGGGATGGTAGCGATTTGGATGAGAATGAGCTCAAGATAGAGGTAAAAAAAACGCTCGAGAAGTATAATTTTCTCAAAAAAGAGTAA
- a CDS encoding ATP-grasp domain-containing protein, translating to MQIIYPDDYSNQGRPDENFAEEFTCAKDRGIRCFLLSSEAAALGKTRFSGRFEPGVPVIWRGWMLNAEEYRQLHRAVTANGGEMLESPDEYLRNHHITGWYEPCKSYTAETVLTTADTDFDTLVTQLCWPAYFVKDYVKSLTTSRGSVAHNAAEIREVLKLIMHYRGELEGGVSLRRFENLFDDSERRYFSLNGQVFSADGEIPDIVHQIASRIKTPFYSIDIAKNANGELRLIEIGDGQVSDTKEWSVADLVTAFCIAGG from the coding sequence ATGCAAATTATTTATCCTGATGATTATTCAAACCAAGGCAGACCGGATGAAAATTTTGCCGAAGAATTTACCTGCGCCAAAGATAGAGGAATACGCTGTTTTCTACTTTCCTCAGAAGCCGCAGCATTAGGAAAAACCCGTTTTTCGGGCCGCTTTGAACCAGGCGTACCGGTAATCTGGCGTGGTTGGATGTTGAATGCAGAGGAATATCGCCAGTTGCACCGTGCGGTAACGGCTAATGGAGGGGAAATGCTTGAGTCCCCGGATGAGTATTTGCGTAATCACCATATAACCGGCTGGTATGAGCCATGTAAGTCATATACCGCAGAGACCGTGCTCACCACGGCTGATACAGATTTCGACACCCTGGTCACCCAACTTTGTTGGCCCGCCTACTTTGTTAAGGATTATGTGAAATCGCTGACCACATCCCGAGGCTCGGTAGCTCACAATGCCGCTGAAATCAGAGAGGTTCTTAAACTGATTATGCATTACAGAGGGGAGCTTGAAGGCGGCGTTAGCTTAAGACGCTTTGAAAACTTGTTTGACGACAGTGAGCGCCGATACTTTTCGCTTAACGGCCAGGTTTTTTCCGCCGATGGTGAAATACCTGACATCGTTCATCAGATCGCATCGCGTATTAAAACGCCTTTTTATTCGATCGATATCGCCAAAAATGCCAATGGCGAATTGCGCCTAATCGAAATAGGCGATGGCCAGGTATCAGATACCAAAGAGTGGAGCGTTGCAGACCTGGTTACTGCATTTTGTATAGCAGGCGGTTAA
- a CDS encoding cupin domain-containing protein gives MDYQLDLDWNDFLQRYWQKRPVILKRGFKNFIDPISPDELAGLAMENEVDSRLVSHQDGRWQVAHGPFESFDHLSENNWSLLVQAVDHWHEPSAALMRPFRQLPDWRMDDLMISFSVPGGGVGPHLDQYDVFIIQGTGRRRWRVGEKTPLKQHCPHPDLLQVEPFDAIIDEEMEPGDILYIPPGFPHEGYALENALNYSVGFRAPNGRELVSGFADYVLARELGSKRYGDPDVKLREHPAEILPQEVDALRQMMLDLVQQPEHFQHWFGEFISQSRHELDLAPPEPPYQAGEIYELLQQGEALQRLGGLRVLRVGDRCFVNGELIDTDQLQAADALCQNFSVDAALLGDAVDEPSFLALLTALVNSGYWYFND, from the coding sequence ATGGATTATCAATTAGATCTGGACTGGAACGATTTTTTGCAACGTTATTGGCAAAAGCGTCCGGTGATTCTGAAGCGCGGCTTCAAAAACTTTATCGATCCGATCTCCCCGGATGAGCTGGCCGGGTTGGCGATGGAAAACGAAGTGGACAGCCGCCTGGTCAGCCACCAGGACGGCCGTTGGCAGGTCGCGCACGGCCCCTTCGAGAGCTTCGATCACCTGAGCGAAAACAACTGGTCGCTGCTGGTGCAGGCGGTGGATCACTGGCATGAGCCTTCGGCGGCGCTGATGCGCCCGTTCCGCCAACTGCCGGACTGGCGGATGGATGACCTGATGATCTCCTTCTCGGTGCCGGGCGGCGGCGTCGGCCCGCACCTCGATCAGTACGACGTGTTCATCATTCAGGGCACCGGCCGCCGCCGCTGGCGAGTCGGGGAAAAAACGCCGCTGAAACAGCACTGCCCGCACCCGGATCTGCTGCAGGTCGAACCGTTCGACGCCATCATCGACGAAGAGATGGAGCCGGGCGACATTCTCTACATTCCGCCGGGCTTCCCGCATGAAGGCTACGCGCTGGAAAACGCGCTCAACTACTCGGTGGGCTTCCGCGCGCCGAACGGCCGCGAGCTGGTGAGCGGCTTCGCCGACTACGTGCTGGCGCGCGAACTCGGCAGCAAGCGCTACGGCGATCCGGACGTTAAACTGCGCGAACACCCGGCGGAGATCTTGCCGCAGGAAGTGGACGCCTTACGGCAGATGATGCTGGATCTGGTGCAACAGCCGGAGCACTTCCAGCACTGGTTCGGCGAGTTTATCTCCCAATCGCGCCACGAGCTGGATCTGGCGCCGCCGGAGCCGCCGTATCAGGCCGGGGAAATCTACGAACTGCTGCAACAGGGTGAAGCGCTGCAGCGCTTGGGTGGGTTGCGCGTGCTGCGCGTCGGCGATCGCTGCTTCGTCAACGGCGAGCTGATCGACACCGACCAGCTGCAGGCCGCAGACGCCCTGTGCCAAAACTTCAGCGTCGACGCCGCCCTGCTCGGCGACGCGGTGGACGAACCGTCATTCCTGGCGCTGCTGACCGCGCTGGTCAACAGCGGCTATTGGTACTTTAACGACTGA
- the phoQ gene encoding two-component system sensor histidine kinase PhoQ: MFNKNKKPFSLRARFLMATAGVILALSLSYGLVAVVGYIVSFDKTAFRLLRGESNLFFSLAQWKDNKLTIAIPPDLDLNFPTLVFIYDDKGNLLWSQRKVPELEKLINKEWLEESGFYEIDTDTRVSSEVLGDNPKAQDQLKNYDDTDQNALTHSVAVNTYAATPRLPALTIVVVDSIPQELQRSDVVWEWFSYVLLANLLLVVPLLWLAAYWSLRPIKALVNQVGELENGERDQLDENPPSELRGLVRNLNILVRNERQRYTKYRTTLSDLTHSLKTPLAVLQSTLRSLRSGKQTTIEEAEPIMLDQIGRISQQIGYYLHRASINSGQTVLTREIHSVPALLDSLVVALNKVYQRKGVVITLDISPEVTFMGEKNDFMEVMGNVLENACKYCLEFVEITSLHSEKNLILVIDDDGPGIPESKRQLIFQRGQRVDTLRPGQGLGLSVAAEIIEQYDGEIVISDSPLGGARMQVTFARQHDTHHNE, from the coding sequence ATGTTCAACAAGAATAAAAAACCGTTTTCGCTGCGTGCCCGCTTCCTGATGGCGACCGCCGGGGTGATCCTGGCGCTGTCGCTCTCTTACGGTTTGGTGGCGGTCGTCGGCTATATCGTCAGCTTCGACAAAACCGCCTTCCGTCTGCTGCGCGGCGAGAGCAACCTGTTCTTCAGCCTGGCGCAGTGGAAAGACAACAAACTCACCATCGCCATTCCCCCCGATCTCGATCTCAACTTCCCGACGCTGGTCTTTATCTACGACGATAAAGGCAACCTGCTGTGGAGCCAGCGCAAGGTGCCGGAGCTCGAGAAGCTGATCAACAAGGAATGGCTGGAGGAGTCCGGCTTCTACGAAATCGACACCGACACCCGCGTCAGTAGCGAAGTGCTGGGGGACAACCCCAAAGCGCAGGATCAGCTGAAGAATTACGACGATACCGATCAGAACGCGCTGACCCACTCGGTGGCGGTCAACACCTATGCCGCCACGCCTCGCCTGCCGGCGCTGACCATCGTGGTGGTTGACAGCATTCCGCAGGAGCTGCAGCGATCCGACGTGGTGTGGGAGTGGTTCAGCTACGTGCTGTTGGCCAACCTGCTGCTGGTGGTGCCGCTGCTGTGGCTGGCGGCCTACTGGAGCCTGCGGCCGATCAAGGCGCTGGTCAATCAGGTGGGCGAACTGGAGAACGGCGAGCGCGATCAGCTGGATGAGAACCCGCCCAGCGAACTGCGCGGGCTGGTGCGCAATCTGAACATTCTGGTGCGTAACGAGCGCCAGCGCTACACCAAATATCGCACCACCCTGTCGGATCTGACCCACAGCCTGAAAACGCCGCTGGCGGTGCTGCAAAGCACCCTGCGCTCGCTGCGCAGCGGCAAGCAGACCACCATCGAAGAAGCCGAGCCGATCATGCTGGATCAGATCGGGCGCATCTCGCAGCAGATCGGTTACTACCTGCACCGGGCCAGCATCAACTCCGGCCAGACGGTGTTGACGCGCGAGATCCACTCGGTGCCGGCGCTGCTCGACAGCCTGGTGGTGGCGCTGAACAAGGTTTACCAGCGCAAAGGGGTGGTGATCACGCTGGACATCTCGCCGGAAGTGACCTTTATGGGCGAGAAGAACGACTTTATGGAAGTGATGGGCAACGTGTTGGAAAACGCCTGCAAATACTGCCTGGAGTTCGTTGAGATCACCTCGCTGCACTCAGAGAAAAATCTCATCCTCGTCATCGACGACGACGGCCCGGGCATCCCGGAAAGCAAGCGCCAGCTGATCTTCCAGCGCGGCCAGCGGGTGGACACCCTGCGCCCCGGCCAGGGCCTTGGCCTGTCGGTGGCGGCGGAGATCATCGAGCAATACGACGGCGAAATCGTCATCAGCGACAGCCCGCTCGGCGGCGCGCGCATGCAGGTCACTTTCGCCCGCCAGCACGATACCCACCACAACGAATAA